A single window of Bombyx mori chromosome 17, ASM3026992v2 DNA harbors:
- the LOC119629795 gene encoding uncharacterized protein LOC119629795 yields MSSSDSVETAGSHGGSSVKPRRMKKMRVSTVHDNDILPSDIRKFNLKVPPFSPEDPEIWFALLEGQFENYGITEDHIKFNNVITNLDIPHAKAVKDIIVHPPTSNRYEKIKSELIRRLSASHEKKVKQLLTHEELGDRKPSQFLRHLMHLAGPSVPHEFIRTIWSNRLPNSIQTVLASQPTHSLEQLSDLADRIQEITSPCNVAATSICGTSSATQSSEIAELRKMVERLALKLEDQTRTTNRSQNRSRPRWRSTSRSRTRSASSYRRYPVCWYHAKFGVKASKCQKPCDYNESGNATGSR; encoded by the coding sequence ATGAGCAGCAGTGATTCTGTCGAGACCGCTGGTTCTCATGGAGGTAGCAGCGTAAAACCCCGACGAATGAAAAAAATGCGCGTTTCCACTGTACACGACAACGACATTTTGCCGTCCGACATTCGGAAGTTTAATTTGAAGGTGCCTCCGTTTTCTCCAGAGGACCCAGAAATTTGGTTTGCACTTCTAGAAGGCCAATTCGAAAACTATGGTATTACAGAGGACCACATCAAGTTCAACAATGTTATCACTAACCTTGACATTCCTCACGCGAAGGCGGTAAAGGATATTATCGTGCATCCTCCGACCAGCAATCGCTATGAGAAAATTAAGAGCGAGCTCATCAGACGTCTCTCCGCTTCCCATGAAAAGAAGGTCAAGCAATTACTAACTCATGAGGAGTTGGGTGACCGAAAACCATCGCAGTTCCTGAGGCATCTAATGCACCTGGCTGGACCGTCCGTTCCACATGAGTTCATCCGAACTATCTGGAGTAACCGCCTGCCGAACAGTATCCAGACGGTACTAGCATCGCAGCCTACCCATTCGCTAGAACAGCTGTCGGACCTTGCTGACCGAATACAGGAAATAACTTCTCCATGCAACGTCGCAGCCACTTCGATATGCGGGACGAGTAGTGCCACCCAGTCTAGTGAGATCGCAGAGCTGAGGAAAATGGTGGAACGCCTCGCATTAAAGCTCGAAGACCAGACTCGCACCACAAACCGCTCCCAGAACCGTTCTCGACCTCGGTGGCGTTCGACATCCCGCAGTAGAACACGATCTGCTTCCAGCTATCGACGGTACCCCGTTTGTTGGTACCACGCGAAGTTCGGGGTTAAGGCAAGCAAATGCCAGAAGCCGTGCGACTACAACGAGTCGGGAAATGCCACAGGCAGTCGATAA